A genomic region of Ammospiza nelsoni isolate bAmmNel1 chromosome 3, bAmmNel1.pri, whole genome shotgun sequence contains the following coding sequences:
- the FBXO25 gene encoding F-box only protein 25 isoform X2 translates to MPFLGQDWRSPGWRWVKTEDGWKRCETFSHALEDGNNQLNDISHTVIITGDEENEEVYNTEDCEFAAKKRKKDHFRNNTDSQCFYREKWIYVHKESTKERHGYCTLGEAFNRLDFSSAIQDIRRFNYVVKLLQLIAKSQLTSLSGAAQKNYFNILDKIVQKVMEDQYNPRLIKDLLQDLSSTLCILIRGVGKSVLVGNINIWICRLETILLWQQQLKNLQMNKQVNNGLTLSDLPLHMLNNILYRFSDGWDIITLGQVTPTLYMLSEDRQLWKKLCQYHFAEKQFCRHLIPSEKGHIDWKLMYFALQKYYPIKEQYGDTLHFCRHCSILFWKDTGHPCTASDPNTCLMPVSPQHFIDLFKF, encoded by the exons ATGCCGTTTTTGGGCCAGGACTGGAGATCCCCTGGATGGAGATGGGTTAAAACAGAAGATGGATGGAAGAGATGTGAAACCTTTAGTCATGCACTTGAGGATGGGAATAATCAGCTGAATGATATCAGCCACACTgt tatcaTAACTGGAGATGAGGAGAATGAAGAAGTGTACAATACTGAAGACTGTGAGTTtgcagcaaagaaaaggaaaaaagatcaTTTTAGGAATAACACAGATTCTCAGT gttttTATCGTGAAAAGTGGATTTATGTTCATAAAGAAAGCACCAAGGAA agACATGGCTATTGCACCTTGGGAGAAGCCTTTAACCGCTTGGACTTTTCGAGTGCGATTCAGGACATCAGGAGGTTCAATTACGTGGTCAAA CTTTTGCAGTTAATTGCAAAATCCCAGTTAACTTCACTGAGTGGTGCAGCCCAGAAGAACTACTTTAACATTTTGGACAAAATTGTGCAGAAGG taatGGAAGACCAATATAATCCACGATTGATCAAGGATCTTCTGCAGGATCTGAGTTCTACTCTCTGTATACTGATTAGGGGAGTAGGAAAGTCTGTGTTGGTAGGCAACATCAATATTTGGATTTGCCGATTAGAAACTATCCTTCTGTGGcaacaacaattaaaaaatcttCAGATGAACAAG CAAGTCAACAATGGACTTACACTTAGCGATCTCCCTCTCCATATGCTGAATAACATCTTGTACAGGTTCTCTGATGGCTGGGACATTATTACTCTGGGTCAAGTGACCCCAACTTTGTACATGCTTAGTGAAGACAGGCAGTTGTGGAAAAAACTCTGCCAGTACCATTTTGCAGAAAAGCAG TTTTGTAGGCATTTGATTCCATCAGAGAAAGGTCACATTGACTGGAAGCTGATGTACTTTGCACTTCAGAAATATTACCCAATAAAGGAACAGTACGGGGACACCTTGCATTTCTGTCGACACTGTAGTATTCTGTTTTGGAAG
- the FBXO25 gene encoding F-box only protein 25 isoform X4: MKKCTILKTVSLQQRKGKKIILGITQILSRHGYCTLGEAFNRLDFSSAIQDIRRFNYVVKLLQLIAKSQLTSLSGAAQKNYFNILDKIVQKVMEDQYNPRLIKDLLQDLSSTLCILIRGVGKSVLVGNINIWICRLETILLWQQQLKNLQMNKQVNNGLTLSDLPLHMLNNILYRFSDGWDIITLGQVTPTLYMLSEDRQLWKKLCQYHFAEKQFCRHLIPSEKGHIDWKLMYFALQKYYPIKEQYGDTLHFCRHCSILFWKDTGHPCTASDPNTCLMPVSPQHFIDLFKF, from the exons ATGAAGAAGTGTACAATACTGAAGACTGTGAGTTtgcagcaaagaaaaggaaaaaagatcaTTTTAGGAATAACACAGATTCTCAGT agACATGGCTATTGCACCTTGGGAGAAGCCTTTAACCGCTTGGACTTTTCGAGTGCGATTCAGGACATCAGGAGGTTCAATTACGTGGTCAAA CTTTTGCAGTTAATTGCAAAATCCCAGTTAACTTCACTGAGTGGTGCAGCCCAGAAGAACTACTTTAACATTTTGGACAAAATTGTGCAGAAGG taatGGAAGACCAATATAATCCACGATTGATCAAGGATCTTCTGCAGGATCTGAGTTCTACTCTCTGTATACTGATTAGGGGAGTAGGAAAGTCTGTGTTGGTAGGCAACATCAATATTTGGATTTGCCGATTAGAAACTATCCTTCTGTGGcaacaacaattaaaaaatcttCAGATGAACAAG CAAGTCAACAATGGACTTACACTTAGCGATCTCCCTCTCCATATGCTGAATAACATCTTGTACAGGTTCTCTGATGGCTGGGACATTATTACTCTGGGTCAAGTGACCCCAACTTTGTACATGCTTAGTGAAGACAGGCAGTTGTGGAAAAAACTCTGCCAGTACCATTTTGCAGAAAAGCAG TTTTGTAGGCATTTGATTCCATCAGAGAAAGGTCACATTGACTGGAAGCTGATGTACTTTGCACTTCAGAAATATTACCCAATAAAGGAACAGTACGGGGACACCTTGCATTTCTGTCGACACTGTAGTATTCTGTTTTGGAAG